The Streptomyces sp. NBC_01197 genome window below encodes:
- a CDS encoding cupredoxin domain-containing protein: protein MFTRTRRPRVAVAAAALCMLTAVTSCSDSGSKSSSTSSTSPTASASTGSGKGDRITIQNFKFTPAALTVAPGTTITVTNKDSTLHTLTATGKKAFDTGDIAAGKTVTFKAPSAKGKYPYFCTIHQYMKGSLTVS from the coding sequence ATGTTCACTCGTACCCGCAGGCCCCGTGTGGCGGTCGCCGCAGCCGCGCTCTGCATGCTGACCGCTGTCACCAGCTGCTCGGACAGCGGATCGAAGTCCTCCTCGACGTCGTCGACCAGCCCCACGGCCTCGGCGTCCACAGGGAGCGGCAAGGGCGACCGGATCACGATCCAGAACTTCAAGTTCACGCCCGCCGCCCTGACCGTCGCCCCGGGCACGACGATCACGGTGACGAACAAGGACTCGACGCTCCACACCCTGACGGCCACCGGTAAGAAGGCGTTCGACACGGGTGACATCGCCGCAGGCAAGACGGTCACCTTCAAGGCGCCGTCCGCCAAGGGCAAGTACCCCTACTTCTGCACCATCCACCAGTACATGAAGGGCTCGCTCACGGTCAGCTGA
- a CDS encoding alpha/beta hydrolase has translation MTSYAHQGLFRTLSATAVATALAVTVVPAAHAGTAPTASSPPAPALTWRDCAQPGGPAGQECAELPVPLDYSRPDGPQLTLAVSRLRSDRPAARRGALIVIPGGPGGSGVQRLTEKGAALRGQLGGAYDLVSLDPRGVGGSTRASCGLDAADRHLVTIRSWPAADGGIAENTARARRTAEACARNGGAVLRSLTTANEVRDIDRFRQALGEEKLSAWGESYGTYVGAQYAQKYPQRTDRWVLDSNGDPDPSRVARGWLANMAVGAEDRMPDFAAWAADPARADDGLRLAQQADEVRPLFLALAAKLDREPKETTTPGVPLTGTLLRQALQSAFESDDAFPQLAQLIKAAQDPAATPVLTPVLSQALPDEDAAVAIGVICNDVSWPDPVSSYGPAVAADRAAHPLTAGMPVNITPCTFWKDAPAAPPARITDRGPSDILMVQNRRDPDTPYSGALKMRAAFGGRARLVTVDSGGHGSYLGTGNACGDRTVTRFLTTGQRPERDTECAG, from the coding sequence ATGACCAGTTACGCCCACCAGGGCCTCTTCCGTACCCTGTCCGCGACAGCCGTCGCCACCGCTCTCGCCGTCACCGTCGTACCCGCCGCGCACGCCGGGACGGCGCCCACCGCCTCGTCCCCTCCGGCCCCCGCGCTCACCTGGCGGGACTGCGCCCAGCCCGGTGGCCCCGCCGGGCAGGAGTGCGCCGAGCTGCCCGTACCGCTCGACTACAGCCGTCCGGACGGGCCGCAGCTCACCCTCGCGGTGTCCCGGCTGCGCAGTGACCGGCCGGCCGCGCGGCGCGGGGCGCTGATCGTGATCCCCGGGGGGCCCGGCGGGTCCGGGGTCCAGCGGCTGACGGAGAAAGGGGCCGCGCTGCGCGGACAGTTGGGCGGCGCGTACGACCTCGTCAGCCTCGATCCGCGCGGGGTGGGCGGCAGTACGCGGGCGAGCTGCGGGCTCGACGCGGCCGACCGGCATCTGGTGACGATCCGGTCCTGGCCCGCGGCGGACGGCGGGATCGCCGAGAACACCGCGAGAGCCCGGCGGACCGCCGAGGCGTGCGCCCGCAACGGTGGCGCTGTCCTGCGCAGCCTCACCACGGCCAACGAGGTGCGCGACATCGACCGCTTCCGCCAGGCGCTGGGCGAGGAGAAACTGTCGGCGTGGGGCGAGTCGTACGGGACGTACGTCGGCGCCCAGTACGCGCAGAAGTACCCGCAGCGCACCGACCGCTGGGTCCTGGACAGCAACGGCGACCCCGACCCGTCCCGCGTCGCCCGCGGCTGGCTGGCCAACATGGCGGTCGGCGCGGAGGACCGGATGCCCGACTTCGCGGCCTGGGCCGCCGATCCCGCCAGGGCGGACGATGGGCTGCGACTGGCCCAACAGGCCGATGAGGTAAGGCCGTTGTTCCTCGCGCTGGCCGCGAAGCTGGACCGGGAGCCGAAGGAGACGACCACGCCGGGCGTCCCGCTCACCGGCACCCTGCTGCGGCAGGCGCTGCAGTCCGCGTTCGAGAGCGACGACGCGTTTCCGCAGCTGGCTCAGCTGATCAAGGCCGCGCAGGACCCGGCCGCGACGCCCGTCCTGACGCCCGTCCTCTCCCAGGCGCTGCCCGACGAGGACGCGGCGGTGGCGATCGGGGTGATCTGCAACGACGTGTCCTGGCCGGACCCGGTCTCCTCGTACGGGCCCGCGGTGGCGGCCGACCGCGCCGCGCACCCGCTCACGGCGGGGATGCCGGTGAACATCACGCCCTGCACCTTCTGGAAGGACGCCCCGGCCGCGCCGCCCGCCCGGATCACCGACCGGGGCCCGTCGGACATCCTGATGGTCCAGAACCGCCGGGACCCCGACACCCCGTACTCCGGCGCTCTGAAGATGCGCGCCGCGTTCGGCGGCCGGGCCCGGCTGGTGACGGTCGACAGCGGTGGGCACGGCTCCTATCTGGGCACCGGGAACGCCTGCGGGGACCGCACCGTGACCCGGTTCCTCACCACCGGACAGCGGCCGGAGCGCGACACGGAGTGCGCGGGCTGA
- a CDS encoding uracil-DNA glycosylase: protein MAESESRASEPQPSADDRRFPADRAPGCATLAALDAQVADCRACPRLVAWREQVAVEKRAAYRDQEYWGRPVPGFGPADAALAVVGLAPAAHGGNRTGRMFTGDPAGDFLVAGLHAVGLASQPTATAADDGLALRGVRMAAPVHCAPPQNKPTTVERDTCRPWLAAELALLSPGLRAVVVLGGFGWQALLPVLAEAGWQLPRPRPVFGHGAQVALAGADGRDELRLFGCYHPSQRNVNTRRLTRPMLEAVFREAAAAAGL, encoded by the coding sequence ATGGCCGAGTCGGAGTCCCGGGCGTCAGAGCCCCAGCCGAGCGCCGACGACCGGCGTTTCCCCGCCGACCGGGCTCCGGGCTGCGCCACACTCGCCGCGCTGGACGCCCAGGTGGCCGACTGCCGGGCCTGCCCCCGGCTGGTGGCCTGGCGGGAGCAGGTGGCTGTGGAGAAGCGGGCCGCGTACCGGGACCAGGAGTACTGGGGGCGGCCCGTCCCCGGCTTCGGACCCGCCGACGCCGCGCTGGCCGTGGTCGGACTGGCACCCGCGGCGCACGGCGGTAACCGGACCGGGCGGATGTTCACCGGCGACCCGGCGGGCGACTTCCTGGTCGCGGGGCTGCACGCCGTCGGCCTCGCCTCGCAGCCGACCGCCACCGCCGCCGACGACGGGCTCGCCCTGCGCGGAGTACGGATGGCCGCCCCGGTGCACTGCGCGCCGCCGCAGAACAAACCCACCACCGTGGAGCGCGACACCTGCCGGCCCTGGCTGGCGGCGGAGCTGGCGCTGCTGAGCCCCGGGCTGCGCGCGGTGGTGGTGCTCGGCGGCTTCGGCTGGCAGGCGCTGCTGCCCGTACTCGCCGAAGCGGGCTGGCAGCTGCCCCGGCCGCGGCCGGTGTTCGGGCACGGCGCCCAGGTGGCGCTCGCCGGTGCGGACGGCCGCGACGAGCTGCGGCTCTTCGGCTGCTACCACCCGAGCCAGCGCAATGTGAACACCAGGCGTCTGACCCGGCCGATGCTGGAGGCGGTGTTCCGCGAGGCAGCCGCCGCCGCGGGGCTGTAG
- a CDS encoding aldehyde dehydrogenase family protein, protein MSVQPTEKPAEAVARLRATFRTGRTRTLSWRTEQLHGLRAMLTGHRQELAAALHADLGKSQREAFRTEIDFTVREIDHTLERLEGWLRPEPVDVPAHLGTANAWTVLDPLGVVLVIAPWNYPLQLLLAPVAGALAAGNCVVAKPSEVAPATSRAVAGLLPRYLDRDAVTVVEGAVPETTALLAEHFDHIFYTGNGAVGRIVMRAAAEHLTPVSLELGGKSPAFVDRGTDLAAVAARLASTKFLNAGQTCVAPDYVLTDPATARELETALTSAVRELFGADPATSDDYGRIVNERHFDRLTGLLGSGRLVVGGDSDRAQRYLAPTVLAEVQPGSPVMAEEIFGPILPIVEVEGLDEAIAFINDRDKPLALYAFTDSVLTRDRLTTETSSGGLGFGLPVAHLTVPELPFGGVGESGMGRYHGRYSLETFSHRKAVLDKPLG, encoded by the coding sequence GTGTCCGTGCAGCCCACCGAGAAGCCCGCCGAAGCCGTCGCCCGGCTGCGTGCCACCTTCCGTACCGGCCGGACCAGGACCCTGTCCTGGCGGACCGAACAGCTGCACGGCCTGCGGGCGATGCTGACCGGGCACCGCCAGGAACTGGCCGCCGCGCTCCACGCCGACCTGGGCAAGAGCCAACGCGAGGCGTTCCGTACGGAGATCGACTTCACCGTGCGCGAGATCGATCACACCCTGGAGCGGCTGGAGGGCTGGCTGCGACCCGAGCCCGTCGACGTACCCGCGCACCTCGGTACGGCAAACGCCTGGACGGTGCTGGACCCGCTGGGCGTCGTCCTGGTGATCGCGCCCTGGAACTACCCGCTCCAGCTGCTCCTCGCCCCGGTCGCCGGGGCACTCGCCGCGGGCAACTGCGTCGTCGCCAAGCCCAGCGAAGTGGCCCCCGCCACCTCGCGGGCCGTCGCCGGGCTGCTGCCGCGCTATCTGGACCGCGACGCGGTGACCGTGGTCGAGGGCGCCGTACCGGAGACCACCGCCCTGCTCGCCGAGCACTTCGACCACATCTTCTACACCGGCAACGGCGCCGTGGGCCGCATCGTGATGCGGGCCGCAGCCGAGCATCTGACGCCGGTCTCCCTCGAACTGGGCGGCAAATCACCGGCGTTCGTCGACCGGGGCACGGACCTCGCGGCGGTGGCGGCCCGGCTCGCGTCGACCAAGTTCCTCAACGCGGGCCAGACCTGCGTCGCCCCGGACTACGTCCTCACCGACCCCGCGACCGCCCGGGAGCTGGAGACCGCGCTGACCTCGGCCGTACGGGAGCTGTTCGGCGCCGACCCGGCCACCTCCGACGACTACGGCCGGATCGTCAACGAACGCCACTTCGACCGGCTGACCGGTCTGCTCGGCTCCGGCCGGCTCGTGGTCGGCGGCGACAGCGACCGCGCGCAGCGCTACCTCGCGCCCACCGTGCTCGCCGAAGTTCAGCCCGGTTCACCGGTCATGGCCGAGGAGATCTTCGGCCCGATCCTGCCCATCGTGGAGGTCGAGGGGCTCGACGAGGCCATCGCGTTCATCAACGACCGGGACAAGCCGCTGGCGCTGTACGCGTTCACGGACTCGGTGCTGACCCGCGACCGGCTCACCACGGAGACCTCGTCGGGCGGCCTCGGCTTCGGCCTGCCGGTGGCCCATCTCACCGTGCCCGAGCTGCCGTTCGGCGGGGTGGGCGAGAGCGGGATGGGCCGCTACCACGGCCGGTACTCGCTGGAGACGTTCAGCCACCGCAAGGCGGTCCTGGACAAGCCGCTCGGCTGA
- a CDS encoding ferritin-like domain-containing protein — MSSSRGSWELPISEGELSRLTSEMDEAHRAALPVMAASARDLSTELKDLGASGAEPVHEVRTPLARRRFLTGAGASAAMLALAACAGKSATTPTGGSASGSPSAGASASSSASASASSSSGSSKYTGDLKAVALAVALENQAVGAYQAALKAANAGKLGKVPPAIATFIQTAMAQHKDHADAWNGVLSSAGKPKITDVPLSDQAAVTKALGQVKDVTGVAKLALQLEDQATETYVFATYNVKSLGGVNTAATIAPVEAMHAAILHYVLGQYPVPDAFIGTKKAAGTSLLTV; from the coding sequence ATGAGCAGCAGCAGGGGCAGCTGGGAGCTGCCGATCAGCGAGGGCGAACTGTCCCGTCTGACGAGCGAGATGGACGAGGCCCACCGGGCGGCCCTCCCGGTCATGGCCGCTTCCGCCCGTGACCTGTCGACGGAGCTCAAGGACCTGGGGGCCTCCGGTGCCGAGCCGGTCCACGAAGTGCGTACGCCCCTGGCGCGCCGCCGCTTCCTGACCGGCGCCGGTGCTTCGGCGGCCATGCTGGCGCTCGCCGCGTGCGCCGGGAAGTCGGCCACCACGCCGACCGGCGGGAGCGCCTCCGGGTCTCCTTCGGCAGGCGCTTCCGCGTCCTCGTCGGCCAGTGCCTCGGCGTCCTCGTCGAGCGGGTCCTCGAAGTACACCGGTGACCTGAAGGCCGTCGCCCTGGCGGTGGCCCTGGAGAACCAGGCCGTCGGCGCCTACCAGGCGGCTCTCAAGGCGGCCAACGCGGGCAAGCTCGGCAAGGTGCCGCCGGCGATCGCGACGTTCATCCAGACCGCGATGGCGCAGCACAAGGACCACGCCGACGCGTGGAACGGCGTGCTCTCCAGCGCGGGCAAGCCCAAGATCACCGATGTGCCGCTCTCCGACCAGGCCGCAGTCACCAAGGCGCTCGGTCAGGTCAAGGACGTCACAGGGGTGGCCAAACTGGCGCTCCAGCTGGAGGATCAGGCCACCGAGACCTATGTGTTCGCGACGTACAACGTCAAAAGCCTGGGCGGGGTCAACACGGCGGCGACCATCGCTCCGGTCGAGGCCATGCACGCCGCGATCCTGCACTACGTGCTGGGCCAGTACCCGGTGCCGGACGCCTTCATCGGTACGAAGAAGGCGGCCGGCACCAGCTTGCTGACTGTCTGA
- a CDS encoding translation factor GTPase family protein, with amino-acid sequence MHDADLNPGTTLNLGVLAHIDAGKTSLTERLLLDNGAISELGSVDAGSTQTDTGEIERERGITIRSAVAPFAVRGVGGLQINLVDTPGHPDFIAEVERALSVLDGAVLVLSAVEGVQAQTRVLLRSLRRLRLPTLLFVNKIDRTGARSDSLLADIRAGLTPDILAMSSVRDAGTAAARTDVRSLERVEFRMAAAEALAEHDDALLAQLVAGELPSADDVRALLARQCGAGLLHPVFFGSALTGEGIAALTDGIAALLRPPRTAPEPAASAPAAAGTGPRGTVFAVERTGAGEKVAYLRLFSGEVRERQRVTYWQREPGGKQAEFSGRITGLDVVGVPTAGAPGAPDSRGAHGAAGGEPGRRLTAGGIGRVRGLPGIRVGDRLGAPDDRLEQFHFSPPSLETVVRAGGPGQQARLHSALLALADEDPLIRTRAAGGGATSVLLYGAVQQEVLAARLERDFGLEVVFEPVRPVYFERPAGRGEARTEIDRHGANDFLATVGLRVEPAPRGAGVTFARETEWGALPRAFHRAIEESALRTLQQGLYGWEVTDCTVTLTRTGYIQPLTVAAHFRQLTPLVLMRALQRAGSRVFEPCQTLEVEIPEDALNAVIGCLVPLGAEVTGSTEAGSSWLITAELPVRRVQEFQKALPGLTRGEGAVWSRPGQDRPVRGPAPTRPRTDGNPLNRDEYMRFLADRSLADRSLAGGGPGGTAG; translated from the coding sequence GTGCACGACGCCGACCTGAATCCCGGGACAACCCTGAACCTGGGCGTGCTCGCCCACATCGACGCGGGTAAGACCAGCCTCACCGAACGGCTGCTGCTCGACAACGGCGCCATCTCAGAACTCGGCAGCGTCGACGCCGGCAGTACGCAGACGGACACCGGCGAGATCGAGCGCGAGCGTGGCATCACGATCCGTTCGGCGGTGGCGCCCTTCGCCGTCAGAGGCGTCGGGGGCCTGCAGATCAACCTGGTGGACACCCCGGGCCACCCCGACTTCATCGCGGAGGTCGAGCGGGCGCTGTCCGTGCTCGACGGCGCGGTTCTCGTGCTGTCCGCCGTCGAGGGCGTACAGGCGCAGACCCGTGTCCTGCTGAGGTCGCTGCGCCGGCTGCGGCTGCCGACGCTGCTCTTCGTCAACAAGATCGACCGCACGGGCGCGCGCTCCGACAGCCTGCTGGCCGACATCCGCGCCGGACTCACCCCGGACATCCTCGCCATGAGTTCGGTGCGGGACGCGGGAACGGCGGCCGCCCGTACGGACGTACGCTCCCTGGAGCGGGTGGAGTTCCGTATGGCGGCCGCCGAGGCGCTCGCCGAACACGACGACGCCCTGCTGGCCCAGCTCGTGGCGGGCGAGCTGCCGTCGGCGGACGACGTACGCGCCCTGCTGGCCCGGCAGTGCGGTGCCGGGCTGCTGCACCCGGTCTTCTTCGGCTCGGCCCTGACCGGCGAGGGCATCGCCGCTCTGACGGACGGCATCGCCGCGCTGCTGCGCCCGCCCCGGACCGCCCCCGAGCCCGCCGCTTCCGCCCCGGCGGCGGCCGGAACCGGCCCGCGCGGCACGGTCTTCGCCGTCGAGCGCACGGGCGCAGGTGAGAAGGTCGCGTACCTCCGGCTGTTCTCGGGAGAGGTACGGGAACGGCAGCGCGTCACCTACTGGCAGCGTGAACCCGGCGGGAAACAGGCCGAGTTCAGTGGCAGGATCACCGGCCTCGACGTCGTGGGCGTCCCCACCGCGGGTGCCCCCGGCGCCCCGGACAGCCGTGGTGCGCACGGCGCCGCGGGCGGGGAGCCCGGCCGGCGGCTCACGGCGGGCGGCATCGGCCGGGTGCGCGGTCTGCCCGGTATCCGGGTCGGGGACCGGCTGGGCGCGCCCGACGACCGGCTTGAGCAGTTCCACTTCTCGCCGCCGAGCCTGGAGACGGTCGTACGGGCGGGTGGCCCCGGGCAGCAGGCGCGGCTGCACTCGGCCCTGCTGGCGCTGGCGGACGAGGACCCGTTGATCCGTACCCGGGCGGCGGGCGGCGGCGCGACCTCCGTACTGCTCTACGGGGCCGTGCAGCAGGAGGTGCTCGCGGCGCGGCTGGAGCGGGACTTCGGCCTGGAGGTGGTGTTCGAACCGGTCCGCCCGGTGTACTTCGAGCGTCCGGCGGGCCGGGGCGAGGCGCGCACCGAGATCGACCGGCACGGCGCCAACGACTTCCTGGCGACGGTGGGCCTGCGGGTCGAACCGGCCCCGCGCGGAGCCGGTGTCACCTTCGCGCGTGAGACCGAGTGGGGCGCTCTGCCCCGCGCCTTCCACCGCGCCATCGAGGAGTCCGCGCTGCGGACCCTGCAACAGGGGCTGTACGGCTGGGAGGTGACCGACTGCACGGTCACGCTCACCCGGACCGGCTACATCCAGCCGCTCACCGTCGCCGCGCACTTCCGGCAGCTCACACCGCTGGTCCTGATGCGGGCGCTGCAACGCGCGGGCAGCCGGGTCTTCGAGCCGTGCCAGACGCTGGAGGTGGAGATTCCGGAGGACGCGCTCAACGCGGTCATCGGCTGTCTCGTCCCGCTCGGGGCCGAGGTCACCGGCTCCACCGAGGCCGGTTCGTCCTGGCTGATCACGGCGGAGCTGCCGGTCAGGCGGGTACAGGAGTTCCAGAAGGCGCTGCCGGGGCTGACCCGCGGGGAGGGGGCGGTGTGGTCCCGTCCGGGACAGGACCGCCCGGTGCGCGGCCCGGCGCCGACCCGGCCGCGCACCGACGGCAATCCGCTGAACCGGGATGAGTACATGAGGTTCCTCGCGGACCGAAGCCTCGCGGACCGCAGCCTCGCCGGAGGTGGGCCCGGCGGTACGGCGGGCTGA
- a CDS encoding MFS transporter, which yields MTDPHITPAAHTRGTPGFRRATGALFAAGMTTFMTLYCVQALLPALSAHFSLSPAASSLTISVSTAAMAIAVVPLTALSDAWSRTGMMSLALGAAALLGIAAAFAPNYPTLLVFRVLQGLALAGLQATAMSYLAEEVHRESLGQAMGLYVAGNGIGGMAGRLVADGVLDLTGSWRWAIGAVGAVAAVSAVIFHLTVPASVRFVRREARPRALASAIGRALPDSALLRLYLIGFVAMAAFVTVYNYLGFRLIDAPFNLSQTTAGLLFIAYTAGSFSSAAAGRLVDRYGRPRVLLPALLVTLAGLALMLVPRLGAVIPGLVIFTVGFFAAHAVASGWVGGRSTVLGVQGAAVYLFFYYIGSAIGGSVGGIAYSAGAWNGLTLYCGCLVAVALLSAVTLHWIRTAARPGPSAERSPRPAAEPAAEPSVTRPGDGSGGER from the coding sequence GTGACTGACCCGCACATAACGCCTGCCGCGCACACGCGGGGGACACCCGGTTTCCGCCGGGCCACCGGGGCGCTCTTCGCCGCCGGGATGACCACGTTCATGACGCTGTACTGCGTCCAGGCCCTGCTGCCCGCCCTGTCCGCTCACTTCAGTCTGTCCCCCGCGGCCTCGTCGCTGACCATCTCGGTCTCCACCGCGGCCATGGCCATCGCCGTGGTGCCGCTGACCGCCCTCTCCGACGCGTGGAGCAGGACCGGGATGATGAGCCTGGCGCTGGGCGCGGCGGCGCTGCTCGGTATCGCTGCGGCCTTCGCGCCCAACTACCCGACGCTGCTGGTCTTCCGGGTGCTCCAGGGCCTCGCGCTCGCCGGGCTGCAGGCGACGGCGATGTCGTATCTGGCCGAGGAGGTGCACCGCGAGTCGCTCGGCCAGGCCATGGGGCTCTATGTGGCGGGCAACGGGATCGGCGGTATGGCGGGCCGGCTCGTCGCCGACGGGGTGCTGGATCTGACGGGCAGCTGGCGCTGGGCGATCGGCGCCGTCGGCGCGGTGGCCGCGGTCTCCGCCGTGATCTTCCACCTGACGGTCCCGGCGTCCGTACGCTTCGTCCGCCGGGAGGCGCGGCCGCGCGCCCTCGCGTCGGCGATCGGCCGGGCGCTGCCCGACAGCGCCCTGCTCAGGCTGTATCTGATCGGCTTCGTGGCGATGGCCGCGTTCGTCACCGTCTACAACTACCTGGGATTCCGGCTGATCGACGCGCCGTTCAACCTGTCCCAGACGACGGCGGGGCTGCTCTTCATCGCGTACACCGCGGGTTCGTTCTCGTCGGCCGCCGCGGGACGGCTGGTCGACCGGTACGGCCGGCCGCGCGTGCTGCTGCCCGCGCTGCTCGTCACGCTCGCGGGGCTCGCGCTGATGCTCGTACCGCGGCTCGGCGCGGTCATCCCCGGCCTGGTGATCTTCACGGTGGGCTTCTTCGCGGCGCACGCGGTGGCCAGCGGCTGGGTCGGCGGACGGTCCACCGTGCTGGGGGTGCAGGGCGCGGCGGTCTATCTGTTCTTCTACTACATCGGCAGCGCGATCGGTGGTTCCGTGGGCGGTATCGCGTACTCCGCGGGGGCCTGGAACGGCCTCACCCTCTACTGCGGCTGCCTGGTCGCGGTGGCCCTGCTCAGCGCGGTGACGCTGCACTGGATACGGACCGCGGCCCGGCCGGGGCCGTCGGCCGAGCGGTCCCCACGGCCCGCCGCGGAACCGGCGGCCGAGCCGTCCGTCACTCGACCCGGCGACGGCTCCGGCGGCGAGCGGTGA
- a CDS encoding GNAT family N-acetyltransferase, which translates to MAEVFMRRLTRWQAESQREAVADTYVEAYRGPRGEEFHDRQQFLERFAEDMQRPGFDMMVADGPSLAGCAYGYVLERDGGLWEGFRGGLPVNIEELTASGQVFVLAELMVQPSFRRQRIATRLVDQLLVRSRAALVAALVEPTNEPARGAMQGWGWTRFGDVRTREQHDPLELPEPPHPQRTYEAWSRAIVHAGSAG; encoded by the coding sequence ATGGCAGAGGTCTTCATGCGCCGCCTGACCAGATGGCAGGCCGAATCGCAGCGGGAGGCCGTCGCGGACACCTACGTCGAGGCATACCGCGGGCCGCGTGGGGAGGAGTTCCACGACCGCCAGCAGTTCCTGGAGCGCTTCGCCGAGGACATGCAGCGCCCCGGCTTCGACATGATGGTCGCCGACGGCCCGTCGCTGGCCGGATGTGCTTACGGCTATGTGCTGGAGCGGGACGGCGGCCTCTGGGAGGGCTTCCGCGGCGGGCTCCCGGTGAACATCGAGGAGCTGACCGCGTCAGGGCAGGTGTTCGTCCTGGCCGAACTGATGGTGCAGCCGTCCTTCCGGCGCCAGCGGATCGCCACCCGCCTCGTCGACCAGCTGCTGGTGCGTTCGCGGGCCGCTCTGGTCGCGGCCCTCGTGGAGCCCACGAACGAGCCAGCCAGGGGTGCGATGCAGGGGTGGGGCTGGACCCGTTTCGGCGATGTGCGGACGCGTGAGCAGCACGACCCCCTGGAACTGCCGGAGCCGCCGCACCCGCAGCGCACGTACGAGGCCTGGAGCCGCGCCATCGTGCACGCGGGCAGCGCGGGGTAG
- a CDS encoding ferritin-like domain-containing protein: MGTDHIDTGLLKELTEQSQDLNSDALRMTNSALADFAETAESSSRRWWQRRGTLLGAAGAATLLGAGRAAAASSTDVMALQTAASLENLAVSVYHTAAGLPFIKTGNKTVLAFITKTAQQHTAHAQAFNAAAKKAGGKEQTGTDPKYAAVVKKTLPTLKTSADVVKLAISLEDTAAQTYTKNVGQVHDTSLRQLFASVAPVEAQHRATLLAVQALLADGKTNLIAIPTDVAKLPANIGSVGFPDAFYPTKMASPVSEGAVK; the protein is encoded by the coding sequence ATGGGTACCGATCACATCGACACGGGGTTGTTGAAGGAGCTGACCGAGCAGTCGCAGGATTTGAACAGCGACGCGCTCCGGATGACGAACTCCGCCCTGGCGGATTTCGCCGAAACGGCCGAATCCTCAAGCCGCCGCTGGTGGCAGCGCCGGGGGACTCTGCTGGGGGCCGCAGGTGCGGCGACCTTGCTGGGCGCCGGACGCGCGGCGGCCGCGTCGAGCACCGACGTCATGGCACTCCAGACGGCCGCCTCGCTGGAGAACCTGGCGGTGAGCGTGTACCACACCGCGGCCGGGCTGCCGTTCATCAAGACCGGCAACAAGACCGTGCTTGCCTTCATCACGAAGACGGCGCAGCAGCACACCGCACACGCCCAGGCGTTCAACGCCGCCGCCAAGAAGGCGGGCGGCAAGGAGCAGACGGGCACGGACCCGAAGTACGCGGCCGTCGTCAAGAAGACCCTGCCGACGCTCAAGACATCGGCGGACGTCGTCAAGCTGGCCATCTCGCTGGAGGACACCGCGGCGCAGACGTACACCAAGAACGTCGGGCAGGTCCACGACACGAGCCTGCGTCAGCTCTTCGCCTCGGTCGCGCCGGTGGAGGCCCAGCACCGCGCCACGCTGCTGGCCGTGCAGGCCCTGCTGGCCGACGGGAAGACGAACCTCATCGCCATCCCCACGGACGTAGCGAAGCTTCCCGCCAACATCGGCAGCGTCGGCTTCCCGGACGCCTTCTACCCCACCAAGATGGCTTCTCCGGTCAGTGAAGGGGCCGTGAAATGA
- a CDS encoding LysR family transcriptional regulator, which yields MERMKPVSPMTRTERVEHAAVQQLPAPLLGMCPDLVRFVTVAGLEHLSAAASELGTPQSTVSRSVARLEAAVGTPLFDREGRGLRLTRQGRAFLARVQRGLEEIATGCEELRLATDMPGTVALGFLPALGSAPVPLLVSCFRDRHPQVRFQLVQDNAQGLLDRLRAGEVDLCLTSPLPDEPGITTVPVAAEPLSLVVPAGHRLAGLGRVRLADAEHEDFVMATSGYGLRRLVNSLCSAAGFPPRVAFEGAEIATIRGFVAAGLGVAVLPPSPVRVPGLVDLPLDDPGASRTVGLTRVKARTPTPVVSDFIDLVLSRAEECFGAPAPR from the coding sequence ATGGAACGCATGAAACCGGTGAGCCCCATGACGCGTACGGAACGTGTGGAACACGCCGCTGTGCAGCAGCTGCCTGCACCGCTGCTCGGGATGTGCCCCGACCTCGTACGGTTCGTGACGGTGGCCGGGCTTGAGCACCTCTCCGCCGCGGCGAGCGAGCTGGGCACCCCGCAGTCGACGGTCAGCCGCAGCGTCGCCCGGCTGGAGGCGGCGGTCGGCACCCCGCTCTTCGACCGGGAGGGCCGGGGGCTGCGGCTGACCCGGCAGGGCCGGGCCTTCCTGGCCCGGGTGCAGCGGGGCCTGGAGGAGATCGCGACGGGCTGCGAGGAGCTGCGTCTCGCCACCGACATGCCGGGCACCGTCGCCCTGGGCTTCCTGCCCGCTCTCGGCTCGGCCCCGGTGCCGCTGCTCGTCAGCTGCTTCCGGGACCGGCACCCGCAGGTGCGCTTCCAGCTGGTCCAGGACAACGCGCAGGGGCTTCTCGACCGGCTGCGGGCGGGCGAGGTCGATCTCTGTCTGACCTCGCCGCTGCCCGACGAACCGGGCATCACCACCGTGCCCGTCGCCGCCGAGCCGCTCAGTCTCGTCGTCCCGGCCGGCCACCGGCTGGCCGGGCTGGGCCGGGTCCGGCTGGCCGACGCCGAGCACGAGGACTTCGTGATGGCCACCTCCGGCTACGGGCTGCGCCGCCTGGTCAACAGCCTCTGCTCCGCCGCCGGTTTCCCGCCGCGCGTCGCGTTCGAGGGCGCCGAGATCGCCACCATCCGCGGCTTCGTCGCGGCGGGCCTCGGGGTCGCGGTGCTGCCGCCGTCCCCGGTCCGGGTCCCCGGCCTCGTGGACCTGCCGCTCGACGACCCGGGGGCCTCCCGCACGGTCGGCCTGACCCGGGTGAAGGCCCGCACCCCCACCCCGGTCGTCAGCGACTTCATCGACCTGGTGCTGAGCCGGGCCGAGGAGTGCTTCGGGGCACCCGCGCCGCGCTGA